One part of the Olleya sp. YS genome encodes these proteins:
- a CDS encoding DEAD/DEAH box helicase — MSTFQELGLDANLLQAITDLGFETPSEVQQKAIPLLLESERDLVALAQTGTGKTAAFGFPMLQKIDVDSRTTQGLILSPTRELCLQIANEMKQYGKYNKGLNVTAIYGGSSITDQAREVKRGAQIIVATPGRMKDMIKRRLVDITKIQYAVLDEADEMLNMGFYEDITDILSGTPEEKSTWLFSATMPKEVATIAKKFMNDPLEVTVGHKNESTSNVSHEYYLVNARDRYQALKRLADANPDIFSVIFCRTKRDTQKVAEQLIEDGYSAGALHGDLSQNQRDIVMKQFRTRQIQMLVATDVAARGIDVDDVTHVINYQLSDEIETYTHRSGRTGRAGKTGVSMVIVSKSEVRKLKSIERIINKKFELKEIPNGMEICEVQLMSLANKIHNTEINHEIDKYLEDINALFEDTSKDELIKKFFSVEFTRFYNYYQKAKNLNVVAGDSGRDKGRTSSGNATRYFINVGEKDGYDWMKLKDFLKDVLDLGRDDVFKVDVKDTFSFFNTEKEHQEKVLAFFTDYKDNGRFVNVEVTEDRGGRGGRGGRDRNRGGGRRRDGGGDRRRRDDKPRGDRRSRRSDDNSGNRSDRRRSSEGGQENRGRRADRDKSVFKTTHSRPTRNRRKD, encoded by the coding sequence ATGAGCACATTCCAAGAACTTGGTCTTGACGCAAATTTGCTACAAGCCATTACAGACTTAGGTTTTGAAACACCTAGCGAAGTCCAACAAAAAGCAATCCCATTATTATTAGAGTCTGAACGCGATTTAGTTGCTTTAGCACAAACTGGTACTGGTAAAACAGCAGCATTTGGTTTTCCTATGCTACAAAAAATTGATGTCGATAGTCGTACCACACAAGGGTTAATACTATCGCCAACTAGAGAATTATGTTTGCAAATTGCAAACGAAATGAAGCAATACGGTAAGTACAACAAAGGACTAAACGTGACTGCTATTTATGGTGGGTCTAGTATTACAGACCAGGCACGTGAGGTCAAACGTGGTGCGCAAATTATTGTGGCTACTCCTGGTCGTATGAAAGATATGATTAAAAGACGTTTAGTAGACATCACCAAAATACAATATGCTGTTTTAGATGAAGCAGATGAGATGCTAAACATGGGTTTTTATGAAGATATTACAGATATCCTATCAGGAACTCCAGAAGAAAAAAGCACGTGGTTATTTAGTGCAACCATGCCAAAAGAGGTCGCAACCATAGCCAAAAAGTTTATGAACGACCCTTTAGAGGTGACTGTTGGTCATAAAAACGAAAGTACCTCTAACGTATCACACGAATACTATTTAGTAAATGCGCGTGACAGGTACCAAGCCTTAAAACGATTAGCAGATGCAAATCCAGATATATTTTCGGTAATTTTTTGTCGTACCAAACGTGATACTCAAAAAGTTGCAGAACAATTAATTGAAGATGGTTATAGTGCAGGAGCCTTACATGGTGACTTAAGCCAAAACCAACGTGATATTGTGATGAAACAATTTAGAACACGTCAAATTCAAATGCTTGTCGCAACGGATGTTGCTGCACGTGGTATTGATGTGGACGATGTTACACACGTTATAAATTACCAATTAAGTGACGAGATAGAAACCTACACACACCGAAGTGGTCGTACAGGACGTGCTGGAAAAACTGGTGTATCTATGGTTATTGTGTCTAAAAGTGAAGTGCGTAAGCTTAAAAGTATCGAGCGAATAATTAATAAAAAGTTTGAATTAAAAGAAATTCCTAACGGAATGGAAATTTGCGAAGTACAGTTAATGTCTTTAGCCAATAAAATTCATAATACCGAAATTAATCACGAAATCGATAAGTACTTAGAAGATATCAATGCTTTGTTTGAAGACACAAGTAAAGACGAATTGATTAAAAAATTCTTCTCTGTAGAGTTTACACGCTTTTATAACTATTATCAAAAAGCTAAAAACCTTAATGTTGTTGCAGGAGATTCTGGTCGTGATAAAGGTCGCACTAGTTCTGGTAACGCCACACGGTACTTTATTAATGTAGGTGAAAAAGATGGTTACGATTGGATGAAACTAAAAGACTTTTTAAAAGACGTTTTAGATTTAGGTCGTGACGATGTCTTTAAAGTTGACGTAAAAGACACATTTTCATTTTTTAATACTGAAAAAGAACATCAAGAGAAAGTCTTAGCCTTTTTTACCGATTATAAAGACAATGGACGTTTTGTCAATGTAGAAGTTACCGAAGACAGAGGTGGTCGTGGTGGACGAGGTGGACGTGACAGAAACAGAGGTGGCGGAAGACGTCGTGATGGTGGTGGAGATCGCAGAAGAAGAGATGACAAGCCAAGAGGAGACAGACGTTCTAGACGAAGCGACGATAATTCTGGTAACAGAAGTGATAGACGTAGAAGCTCTGAAGGTGGTCAAGAAAATAGAGGAAGACGTGCAGATAGAGATAAATCTGTTTTTAAAACAACACACTCTAGACCTACAAGAAACAGACGAAAGGATTAA
- a CDS encoding RNA methyltransferase codes for MIDIKLLQHLETYLTEQRLARFEQVLNQRTKHFTVATEDVYQLHNTSAVIRSCDVFGIQEVNIVEETNTKRIDREIAMGAQKWVDLNRFHSVNDCITTLKQKDYQIVATTPHAKDCELYDFDVTKKSCFFFGRETQGLSEEVLKQADCFLKIPMVGFTESLNISVSAAIILQHVTTKLKKTEIDWQLTETEKLEKRLDWCKKTIKSYDEIVERYYLDSK; via the coding sequence ATGATAGATATTAAATTATTACAACATCTTGAAACCTATTTAACTGAACAAAGGTTAGCACGTTTTGAACAAGTCTTAAATCAGCGTACTAAACATTTTACTGTAGCTACTGAAGATGTGTACCAATTGCATAATACTAGTGCAGTTATACGTAGTTGCGATGTATTTGGTATACAAGAAGTTAATATTGTTGAAGAAACTAATACCAAACGTATTGACCGAGAAATAGCAATGGGAGCACAGAAGTGGGTAGATTTAAATCGGTTTCATTCTGTAAACGATTGTATTACTACTTTAAAACAAAAAGACTATCAAATAGTGGCTACTACACCACATGCAAAGGATTGCGAGTTATATGATTTTGATGTCACTAAAAAATCTTGCTTTTTCTTTGGAAGAGAAACCCAAGGATTGTCCGAAGAGGTTTTAAAACAAGCCGATTGTTTTTTAAAAATACCAATGGTTGGTTTTACTGAAAGTTTAAATATATCTGTTAGTGCAGCAATAATATTACAGCATGTGACTACTAAATTGAAAAAAACTGAGATAGATTGGCAATTAACCGAAACTGAAAAACTAGAAAAAAGATTAGATTGGTGTAAAAAAACTATTAAAAGCTATGATGAGATTGTCGAACGCTATTATTTAGACTCTAAATAA
- the rplS gene encoding 50S ribosomal protein L19 → MESLIKFVQDEFVTRKDLPEFSAGDTITVYYEIKEGAKTRTQFFRGVVLQRRGTGSSETFTIRKMSGTIGVERIFPINLPALQKIEVNKRGKVRRARIFYFRGLTGKKARIKEARRK, encoded by the coding sequence ATGGAATCTTTAATAAAATTTGTACAAGACGAATTTGTAACAAGAAAAGACTTACCAGAATTTTCAGCTGGAGACACAATTACTGTGTATTACGAAATTAAGGAAGGAGCTAAAACACGTACTCAGTTTTTTAGAGGCGTAGTATTACAAAGAAGAGGTACTGGATCTTCTGAAACCTTTACAATTAGAAAAATGTCTGGAACTATTGGTGTAGAGCGTATCTTCCCAATTAACTTACCAGCATTACAAAAAATTGAAGTAAATAAAAGAGGTAAAGTTAGAAGAGCAAGAATCTTTTACTTTAGAGGTCTTACTGGTAAAAAAGCAAGAATTAAAGAAGCTAGAAGAAAATAA
- the trmD gene encoding tRNA (guanosine(37)-N1)-methyltransferase TrmD, whose amino-acid sequence MRIDIITVLPELLKSPFEASILKRAIEAGLVEVHFHNLRDYTTDNYKSIDDTQFGGGAGMVMMIEPIDKCITKLKAERHYNEVIYMTPDGETLNQSIANQVSLKENIIILCGHYKGVDQRVRDLFITKEISIGDYVLSGGELGAAVLCDAVIRLIPGVLGNETSALTDSFQDNLLAPPIYTKPRDYKGHKVPDVLLTGHAANIEKWREEQAYQRTKDRRPDLLED is encoded by the coding sequence ATGCGCATTGATATTATAACCGTTTTACCAGAATTACTTAAAAGTCCGTTTGAAGCCTCTATTTTAAAACGCGCTATTGAGGCTGGTTTGGTAGAGGTTCATTTTCATAATTTAAGAGACTATACCACTGACAACTACAAATCTATTGACGACACACAGTTTGGTGGTGGTGCAGGTATGGTCATGATGATAGAGCCTATTGACAAATGCATTACCAAATTAAAAGCAGAACGTCATTACAACGAAGTGATTTACATGACTCCAGATGGAGAGACGCTAAACCAAAGTATTGCCAATCAAGTATCCTTAAAAGAAAATATTATTATCCTTTGTGGGCATTATAAAGGTGTGGATCAACGTGTACGCGACTTATTTATTACTAAAGAAATCTCTATAGGAGATTACGTCTTGTCTGGCGGAGAACTTGGTGCAGCAGTGCTTTGTGATGCAGTTATTAGATTAATTCCTGGTGTGTTAGGTAATGAGACCTCTGCACTAACAGACAGTTTTCAGGATAATTTATTAGCACCTCCAATTTATACCAAACCCAGAGATTATAAAGGACACAAAGTACCAGACGTATTATTAACTGGTCATGCAGCCAATATAGAAAAATGGAGAGAAGAGCAAGCTTACCAACGTACTAAAGATAGACGACCAGATTTATTGGAAGATTAA
- a CDS encoding NAD-dependent deacylase, whose translation MKHLVVLTGAGMSAESGIKTFRGEDGLWEGHDVMQVASPNGFASNPELVLEFYNQRRRQLLQVKPNQAHLELANLENYFKVTIITQNIDDLHERAGSTNVIHLHGELLKVRSTKDENLILEWTKDLVLGDTDHNGHQLRPHIVWFGEDVPLIEKAVTICATADKLLIIGTSLQVYPAASLMHLVPQHIPKYYIDPHPSISSTKNLTVIPEVATKGINTFISVL comes from the coding sequence ATGAAACATTTAGTGGTATTGACTGGAGCTGGTATGAGTGCCGAAAGTGGTATTAAAACCTTTAGAGGCGAAGATGGCTTATGGGAAGGACACGATGTTATGCAAGTAGCATCACCTAATGGTTTTGCTTCAAACCCAGAACTGGTTTTAGAGTTTTACAACCAACGTAGAAGACAATTGTTACAAGTAAAACCTAACCAAGCACATCTTGAACTAGCGAACCTTGAAAACTATTTTAAAGTAACTATTATTACTCAAAATATTGACGACCTACATGAACGTGCAGGAAGTACTAACGTGATACATCTGCATGGCGAATTGCTTAAAGTTAGAAGTACGAAAGATGAAAACCTTATTTTAGAGTGGACCAAAGATTTAGTTTTAGGTGATACAGATCACAATGGACACCAATTAAGGCCACACATTGTTTGGTTTGGAGAAGATGTACCTTTAATTGAAAAAGCAGTTACTATTTGTGCAACAGCAGACAAATTACTAATAATTGGCACGTCATTGCAAGTGTATCCAGCAGCTAGCTTAATGCATCTTGTACCACAACATATACCAAAATATTATATAGATCCACATCCATCCATTTCTAGTACTAAAAACCTAACTGTAATTCCAGAGGTTGCTACTAAAGGAATCAATACCTTTATTTCTGTTTTATAA
- a CDS encoding non-canonical purine NTP diphosphatase, with amino-acid sequence MQLVFATNNLNKLKEVQSLIPSHITLLSLKDIGCFEDVPETQNTIEGNAIQKAEYIKQQYGYDCFADDTGLEVEALNGEPGVFSARYAGTQRDANDNMDLLLSKLKSKDSRQAQFKTVIALHLNNELETFTGICKGDITTTKQGDKGFGYDPIFKANGYTKTFAEISLDEKNKIGHRGKAIRLLVDYLNKI; translated from the coding sequence ATGCAACTCGTATTCGCCACAAATAACCTCAACAAACTTAAAGAAGTCCAAAGCTTGATACCAAGTCATATTACACTATTAAGTTTAAAAGATATTGGCTGTTTTGAAGACGTTCCAGAAACACAAAATACTATTGAAGGTAATGCTATACAAAAAGCAGAATACATCAAGCAGCAGTATGGTTACGACTGTTTTGCAGACGACACAGGATTAGAAGTTGAAGCCCTTAATGGCGAACCTGGTGTGTTTAGCGCACGTTATGCAGGCACACAACGTGACGCCAATGACAATATGGATTTATTATTATCTAAACTTAAAAGCAAAGACAGTAGACAAGCACAATTTAAAACAGTCATTGCTTTACACTTAAATAATGAATTGGAAACGTTTACTGGTATTTGTAAAGGCGACATTACCACGACCAAACAAGGTGACAAAGGGTTTGGCTACGACCCAATTTTTAAAGCAAACGGTTACACTAAAACTTTTGCAGAAATCTCTTTAGACGAAAAAAATAAGATTGGTCATCGTGGAAAAGCCATTAGGTTATTAGTCGATTATTTGAATAAGATTTGA
- a CDS encoding T6SS effector amidase Tae4 family protein, which yields MSSVVYNRWNNKSLVLSKKVLGIDNELDPIGLQLNLLEKPTWKTMKASYPGKELPPFDLYKEIGGNMPNYKSAEELSRSPYANSCAFRMSRGLNLSGVILPKRFIPNQLVRRGKDKNYYWGRVKELYPIMKEKLGEPDLNNKLKSANYGEVKQGLSDLEMTEYKNKKGIIMFEVSGWGDATGHFTLWDGNNLIYPGNPDHDNPNSELYYFKMKYDVNDNGKKKVVQTSRILLWELK from the coding sequence ATGTCAAGTGTAGTTTACAATAGATGGAATAATAAGAGCTTAGTTTTATCAAAAAAAGTTTTAGGTATAGATAATGAATTAGATCCAATTGGGTTGCAATTAAATTTATTAGAAAAACCAACATGGAAAACCATGAAGGCCAGTTATCCAGGTAAAGAACTGCCTCCATTTGATTTATATAAAGAAATTGGCGGTAATATGCCAAATTATAAATCTGCTGAAGAACTTTCAAGGTCACCATATGCAAATTCTTGTGCATTCCGTATGAGTAGAGGATTAAATTTGAGTGGTGTAATTCTGCCAAAAAGATTTATACCTAATCAACTTGTAAGGAGAGGAAAGGATAAGAATTATTATTGGGGTAGAGTAAAAGAATTATATCCAATAATGAAAGAAAAACTAGGTGAGCCAGATTTGAATAATAAATTGAAAAGTGCTAATTATGGCGAGGTAAAACAAGGTTTGTCTGATTTGGAAATGACTGAGTATAAAAACAAGAAAGGAATAATAATGTTTGAAGTTAGTGGTTGGGGAGATGCTACTGGACACTTTACTTTATGGGATGGTAATAATTTGATCTACCCAGGAAACCCTGATCATGATAATCCTAATTCTGAACTTTATTATTTTAAAATGAAATATGATGTAAATGATAATGGAAAAAAGAAAGTTGTACAGACTAGTAGAATTTTACTTTGGGAGTTAAAATAA
- a CDS encoding VOC family protein, with translation MKSNVVGWFEIPVKDLTRAISFYETVFKLKINVQDFGDVRMGWFPNEDDKPGSSGALIQYKDYVPSKTDGVLIYFNSVEINNNLEIIKDNGGKILQEKTLISPEIGFMALFIDCEGNRVALFQSP, from the coding sequence ATGAAAAGCAATGTTGTAGGCTGGTTTGAAATTCCAGTTAAAGATTTAACTAGAGCAATTAGTTTTTATGAAACAGTTTTTAAACTAAAAATTAACGTACAAGATTTTGGAGATGTCAGGATGGGATGGTTTCCAAATGAAGATGATAAACCTGGAAGTTCTGGAGCTTTAATACAGTATAAAGATTATGTCCCTAGCAAAACTGATGGTGTCTTGATTTATTTTAATTCGGTAGAAATTAATAACAATCTTGAAATAATTAAAGATAATGGTGGCAAAATACTTCAGGAAAAAACACTAATCTCTCCAGAGATTGGATTTATGGCTTTGTTTATTGATTGTGAAGGTAATAGAGTAGCTCTGTTTCAAAGCCCATAA
- the rlmH gene encoding 23S rRNA (pseudouridine(1915)-N(3))-methyltransferase RlmH, producing MTIKLIAIGKTDSKPLQTLIDDYKKRLGFYIGFELEIIPDLKKVKNLSEAQQKQKEGELILNKLKPTDVLILLDENGKQFDSVAFSNYLQKHMNSGIKQLVLVIGGPYGFSPDVYTKAKGKISLSKMTFSHQMVRLFVIEQLYRGFTILRNEPYHHR from the coding sequence ATGACCATTAAACTAATAGCCATAGGCAAAACAGATAGTAAGCCTCTTCAAACGTTGATTGATGATTATAAAAAACGTTTAGGTTTTTACATAGGTTTTGAGTTGGAAATAATCCCTGATTTAAAAAAGGTTAAAAATTTAAGTGAAGCCCAACAAAAACAAAAAGAAGGCGAGCTTATTTTAAATAAGCTAAAACCTACTGACGTTTTGATTTTACTAGATGAAAACGGAAAGCAATTTGACAGTGTAGCATTTTCTAACTATCTTCAAAAACACATGAATTCTGGTATCAAACAACTAGTTTTAGTTATTGGTGGACCTTATGGTTTTAGTCCAGATGTCTATACAAAAGCAAAAGGTAAAATCTCCTTATCAAAAATGACTTTTTCGCATCAAATGGTACGACTGTTTGTTATAGAGCAACTGTATAGAGGATTTACTATTTTACGAAATGAGCCTTATCATCATAGGTAA
- a CDS encoding PIN domain-containing protein has protein sequence MSEEKKNHFIYKKIFPDAKSILNRKEKKIDEIFKDAIFVLDTNSLLAPFNTGKENIEEIRKVYKKLIEEKRLYIPEHVLREFARNRSSKISNLYTNIDNMLSTIPSIKPFEYPILGELDAYKELKENRDLIIDNIKKYKDSLTSIKSGITNWNWSDPVTSMYKNTFTEDIIFTTKLSEEDLIKEYEERLNNDIPPGNKDKSKENNAIGDFVIWKSILELGEEKKSDIIFISNDEKNDWLLKGNKKSISTKFELVDEFYRCSDSNHFISMTFTDFLETQGLEIEIFSDFDKIFGNALKSEQNSTLNSLKELNKVISDFLIMNNDDPNEVIFIEENIEFQFSIFKESYRDEYFGTDKWNYYFDYFFLFSEWLPDIISLNNEIIYQEHRHKRDTRTEQIKLLALCKEFVKKYDEFSIII, from the coding sequence ATGTCAGAAGAAAAAAAGAATCACTTTATATATAAAAAAATATTTCCTGATGCGAAATCAATATTAAATAGAAAGGAAAAGAAAATTGATGAAATATTTAAAGACGCTATTTTCGTTCTAGATACAAATTCACTTCTTGCCCCTTTTAATACTGGAAAGGAAAATATTGAAGAAATTAGAAAAGTTTATAAAAAACTAATTGAAGAAAAAAGATTATACATACCTGAACACGTTCTTCGAGAATTTGCTAGGAATAGGTCATCAAAAATAAGCAATCTTTATACTAATATAGATAATATGCTTTCGACAATTCCGAGTATCAAGCCATTTGAATATCCAATTTTAGGAGAACTTGACGCTTACAAAGAACTTAAAGAAAATAGAGATTTAATTATTGATAACATAAAAAAATATAAAGACTCTTTAACTAGTATAAAGTCTGGAATTACAAATTGGAATTGGTCAGACCCTGTAACTTCTATGTATAAAAATACCTTCACAGAAGATATTATATTTACAACAAAACTATCCGAAGAAGATTTAATAAAAGAATACGAGGAAAGACTAAACAATGATATACCTCCAGGAAATAAAGATAAATCTAAAGAGAACAATGCTATTGGAGACTTCGTTATCTGGAAAAGTATATTAGAATTAGGTGAGGAAAAAAAATCTGATATAATTTTCATTTCAAATGACGAAAAAAATGATTGGCTACTAAAGGGAAATAAAAAATCTATTTCTACAAAATTTGAATTAGTTGACGAGTTTTATAGATGTTCTGACTCTAATCATTTCATTTCAATGACTTTTACAGACTTCCTTGAGACACAAGGTTTGGAAATTGAAATATTTTCAGATTTTGATAAGATTTTTGGAAATGCTCTTAAAAGTGAACAAAACTCAACATTAAACTCTCTAAAAGAATTAAATAAAGTGATTTCTGATTTTTTAATAATGAATAATGATGACCCGAATGAGGTTATTTTTATCGAAGAAAATATTGAATTTCAATTTTCAATTTTCAAAGAATCTTATCGAGACGAATATTTTGGAACTGATAAATGGAATTATTATTTTGATTATTTCTTTTTGTTTTCTGAATGGTTACCCGATATTATATCTCTTAATAACGAAATAATATATCAAGAACATAGACATAAGAGAGACACTAGAACTGAACAAATAAAACTTTTAGCACTTTGTAAAGAGTTTGTGAAAAAGTATGATGAATTTAGTATAATTATATAA
- a CDS encoding DUF4421 family protein — MRLLLLLLTLGVIHVGFSQNSIISFREKLLVKSNINTQNESFSIQDNDQSVLVNANNTYRLEVAANYKFLGLKVGFSPSSKDSDFKSKFLNYQLNIFLDQWIQSVEYRKVQGFYQDNNLNALAQFPQLKTTSWTGTTSYILNNNFSLKHLLHLTEWQRETAGSFVPSLNYGFNRLSNTINNQKIAENSFDISIAPAYYYTWAFKDHWFISSSISPALGLRFSNEKTNDTTNKNTFVTRALDITFQFGYTSETISAGASFNFDSNAINKKNTQSMVNDKSYASLYFGYRFNPPKFLKQTVETIENKIGL, encoded by the coding sequence ATGAGATTATTATTGTTACTACTCACTTTAGGCGTTATACACGTTGGTTTTAGCCAAAACTCGATAATATCGTTTAGAGAAAAACTGTTGGTTAAATCAAATATAAATACTCAAAACGAATCGTTTTCAATACAAGACAATGACCAATCCGTTTTAGTTAATGCTAATAACACTTATAGACTAGAAGTTGCAGCTAATTACAAATTTTTAGGATTAAAAGTTGGGTTTTCACCAAGTAGTAAAGACTCTGATTTTAAATCTAAATTTTTAAACTATCAATTAAACATATTTTTAGACCAATGGATACAAAGTGTTGAATACCGAAAGGTACAAGGGTTTTATCAAGACAATAATTTAAATGCGTTAGCTCAGTTTCCGCAGTTGAAAACGACTAGCTGGACAGGAACCACGTCTTACATCCTAAACAATAACTTTTCTTTAAAACATCTATTACACTTAACAGAGTGGCAAAGAGAAACTGCAGGTAGTTTTGTACCAAGTTTAAACTATGGTTTTAATAGGTTAAGCAACACCATTAACAACCAAAAAATTGCAGAAAATAGTTTTGATATATCCATAGCACCAGCCTATTATTACACTTGGGCTTTTAAGGACCATTGGTTTATCTCCTCCTCTATTTCTCCAGCTTTAGGTTTACGTTTTTCTAACGAGAAAACTAACGATACAACAAATAAAAATACCTTTGTTACTCGTGCTTTAGATATCACGTTTCAGTTTGGTTACACCTCAGAAACCATAAGTGCTGGAGCTAGTTTTAATTTTGATTCTAATGCCATAAATAAAAAGAATACACAAAGTATGGTTAACGATAAAAGCTATGCAAGTCTGTATTTTGGATACCGTTTTAATCCTCCAAAATTTTTAAAGCAAACTGTTGAAACTATTGAAAATAAAATTGGACTTTAA
- a CDS encoding DUF4174 domain-containing protein has product MRFLLVIIIYFSATSIKAQDLKSHQWKNRVLLVISKTENLEEFKKQITLLNNNDDAFAERKLLVYYILPNKYKIDNNKWITSSVLFNKFTDKKSAFTVILIGLDGGIKLSQNQIISTQKLFSSIDVMPMRKSELKD; this is encoded by the coding sequence ATGAGATTTTTATTGGTAATCATTATCTACTTTAGTGCTACAAGTATAAAAGCACAAGATTTAAAATCCCATCAATGGAAAAACAGAGTGTTGTTAGTTATTTCTAAAACTGAAAATTTAGAAGAATTCAAAAAACAAATTACATTATTAAACAATAACGATGACGCTTTTGCAGAACGTAAGCTTTTAGTGTATTACATATTACCTAATAAATACAAGATTGACAATAATAAGTGGATAACCTCTTCTGTACTTTTTAATAAATTTACCGACAAAAAATCCGCTTTTACTGTCATTTTAATTGGTTTAGATGGTGGTATTAAATTATCTCAGAACCAAATTATTTCCACTCAAAAACTGTTTAGTAGTATTGATGTTATGCCAATGCGAAAATCTGAATTGAAAGATTAA
- a CDS encoding carboxypeptidase-like regulatory domain-containing protein, with protein MKHYLFIFLFSFITTFAFSQDKTEKTTAETTVKKVTDSTAVKAESTVKGIIIDATSKQPLENVNIVNLNQVIGTATNAKGEFELRAKANDTLHLSYLGFKSIKVKVTNDWVDKIEKSTITLTELALALEEVVVTGLKLTGYLEVDVKQVNINTNYRYSISGLSNGYEAGKRQPSAVTKVLGSIFNPLDFLYNTFSKKGKELRKLKKMKEDDNIRNTLAARFDREMLTALLGVNKIDLDEIVSQCNYSEEFVTTANDLQILDAISECYEEYKVLNRSRKKRI; from the coding sequence ATGAAGCACTACCTATTTATTTTCCTTTTTAGTTTCATCACTACTTTTGCATTTTCTCAAGACAAAACAGAAAAAACAACAGCTGAAACAACAGTGAAAAAAGTAACTGATTCTACTGCTGTTAAAGCAGAATCTACAGTAAAAGGTATTATTATTGATGCGACTTCAAAACAACCTTTAGAAAACGTAAATATTGTTAACCTAAACCAAGTTATTGGTACTGCAACAAATGCAAAAGGTGAATTTGAATTACGTGCAAAAGCCAATGATACGCTTCACCTCTCCTATTTAGGGTTTAAATCTATTAAAGTAAAAGTAACTAATGACTGGGTTGATAAAATTGAAAAATCGACCATTACGTTAACAGAGTTAGCTTTAGCTTTAGAGGAAGTTGTTGTAACAGGACTAAAACTAACAGGATATTTAGAAGTAGATGTCAAACAAGTTAACATCAACACTAACTACAGATACAGCATCTCTGGATTGTCAAACGGTTATGAAGCTGGTAAAAGACAGCCAAGTGCAGTCACCAAAGTATTGGGTTCTATTTTTAATCCTTTAGACTTCCTATACAATACCTTTAGTAAAAAAGGAAAAGAGTTGCGTAAGCTTAAAAAGATGAAAGAAGATGACAACATCCGAAACACTTTGGCAGCTCGTTTTGACAGAGAAATGCTAACAGCATTACTTGGTGTAAATAAGATAGATTTAGATGAAATTGTAAGTCAATGTAACTACTCTGAAGAGTTTGTGACCACTGCTAATGATCTTCAAATATTAGACGCAATTAGCGAATGTTATGAAGAATACAAAGTCTTAAATCGTAGTCGTAAAAAACGTATCTAG